The following coding sequences lie in one Kamptonema formosum PCC 6407 genomic window:
- the ggt gene encoding gamma-glutamyltransferase: protein MNFTEKKTLWAIANPFFLLLLVSLSLLGCQQSPKVKRQLERSQQGMVVSADRMATEAGVAMLKKGGNAVDAAVATALAISVVEPFSAGIGGGGFLLLRRVETGEVQALDFRERAPKLADRDMYLDSKGQPIKRASLDGYLAAGVPGTVAGLYNVQKLYGKLPWNDVVAPAVSLADKGFVVTERFAKFFEYRQNAIKNNPAARKIFTKNGTLYKKSELLVQPDLAKTLRAIAIAPQSFYTGKIAQAIATDMKKNRGLITLEDLKNYTPIWRKPVCGNFRQYRICGMPPPSAGGIQLLQILNIISDTNLSDWGRENPDTLHLLAEAMRISYADRAKYLGDPAFVRAPVKSLISPVYAAKRRQEIDMKRARLSSEVKPIIDPKSGRVSAKESPETTHLTVVDRDRNVVSLTFTVNGAFGAGTVVPGTGILLNNEMDDFAVAPGAPNLFGLVGGEANAIAPEKTPLSSMTPTIVTENGQLRLATGAPGGSTIITTVLQIILNVLVYDMDASAAVSAPRIHHQWLPDRLMVESKSFSEEILQKLQGRGHQIEERSPWGNANLIIVTPDGGLEGAADSRGEGVAKGSGML, encoded by the coding sequence AGTCAACAAGGAATGGTAGTTTCAGCCGATCGCATGGCGACTGAAGCAGGAGTCGCTATGCTAAAAAAAGGCGGTAATGCAGTCGATGCAGCGGTAGCGACGGCTTTAGCAATTTCAGTAGTTGAGCCATTTTCAGCGGGTATTGGCGGCGGTGGGTTTTTGCTGTTACGACGGGTAGAAACTGGAGAAGTACAAGCTTTAGATTTCCGCGAAAGAGCTCCTAAATTAGCCGATCGCGATATGTATCTTGATAGTAAAGGTCAGCCCATTAAAAGGGCAAGTCTAGACGGATATCTGGCGGCGGGAGTACCGGGTACGGTGGCGGGATTATACAATGTGCAAAAACTTTACGGGAAATTACCTTGGAATGATGTGGTAGCTCCGGCTGTAAGTCTAGCAGACAAAGGGTTTGTGGTGACAGAACGTTTTGCCAAGTTCTTTGAGTATCGTCAAAATGCGATTAAAAATAATCCAGCCGCACGCAAAATTTTTACTAAAAACGGCACTTTATATAAAAAAAGTGAGTTGCTTGTACAGCCAGATTTAGCTAAGACTTTACGTGCGATCGCCATCGCTCCCCAAAGTTTTTATACTGGAAAAATTGCACAGGCGATCGCCACTGATATGAAGAAAAATAGGGGTTTAATTACTCTCGAAGACCTGAAAAACTATACTCCAATTTGGCGTAAACCTGTCTGTGGAAACTTTCGACAATATCGAATTTGCGGAATGCCACCGCCTTCTGCGGGTGGAATTCAACTGCTACAAATTTTGAATATAATTAGTGATACCAATTTGTCAGATTGGGGGCGAGAAAATCCCGATACTTTGCATCTATTGGCAGAAGCGATGCGAATTAGTTATGCTGACAGAGCCAAATATTTGGGCGATCCAGCCTTTGTGAGAGCACCTGTAAAATCCTTGATAAGTCCTGTTTATGCTGCTAAACGTCGCCAAGAAATTGACATGAAACGCGCTAGGCTCTCTAGTGAGGTAAAACCGATAATAGATCCGAAAAGCGGGAGAGTATCTGCTAAGGAATCTCCAGAAACGACGCATTTAACCGTAGTCGATCGCGATCGTAATGTCGTGAGTTTAACATTTACAGTGAATGGGGCTTTTGGTGCGGGTACTGTGGTACCAGGTACGGGAATTTTACTCAATAATGAGATGGATGACTTTGCTGTTGCGCCAGGGGCACCGAATTTGTTTGGTTTGGTAGGGGGAGAAGCGAATGCGATCGCGCCTGAAAAAACTCCTCTATCCAGTATGACACCTACAATTGTTACTGAAAATGGTCAATTGCGTCTCGCTACTGGTGCTCCCGGAGGTAGCACTATTATTACCACCGTATTACAGATAATTCTAAATGTTTTAGTTTACGATATGGATGCCAGTGCAGCCGTATCTGCACCGCGTATTCATCATCAATGGTTGCCAGATCGGTTAATGGTAGAAAGTAAAAGTTTTTCTGAAGAAATCTTGCAGAAGTTACAGGGAAGAGGACATCAGATAGAAGAAAGATCGCCTTGGGGAAATGCGAATTTAATCATCGTCACTCCTGACGGGGGGTTAGAAGGAGCCGCTGATTCCAGAGGTGAAGGAGTGGCAAAAGGGAGTGGGATGTTATAA